One Spinacia oleracea cultivar Varoflay chromosome 4, BTI_SOV_V1, whole genome shotgun sequence DNA segment encodes these proteins:
- the LOC130460048 gene encoding uncharacterized protein, with protein sequence MIICSWNVKGLNDPSKVVEVKKILSRHNISVIAIIETRRKEGNAQRIQNKFGSAWLWEMNYTCSPKGRIWIGWKHNRVNFQLIRKTDQTIHGDLSDKDGLFSVCFTAVYGLHTIEHRRPLWNELVNLSAVLTKPWLIMGDFNSVLFSGDRVNGNPVQIAETKDFEECIQAAGITELKSCGNMFSWSNKGQGDQRISSRIDRAFGCCDWQSIFTEVCVDYLNPGISDHSPLLLDCNIAHHQGSRPFKFFNYMASHERFRQVVQEGWDTPVVGTAMFQVWQKLKAVKKGLKHLHHKHLHQSC encoded by the coding sequence ATGATAATCTGCTCCTGGAATGTGAAGGGTCTTAATGACCCTAGTAAGGTGGTGGAGGTTAAGAAGATTTTGAGTCGGCATAATATTAGTGTTATTGCTATTATTGAAACTAGAAGGAAAGAAGGAAATGCACAAAGAATTCAGAATAAATTTGGTTCTGCCTGGCTTTGGGAGATGAACTACACTTGTTCTCCTAAAGGTAGGATATGGATTGGATGGAAACACAATAGGGTGAACTTTCAGTTGATTAGGAAGACTGATCAGACTATTCATGGAGATCTGAGTGATAAAGATGGGCTGTTTAGTGTGTGTTTTACTGCAGTGTATGGGCTCCACAccattgagcataggagaccatTGTGGAATGAGTTAGTGAatcttagtgcagttttgacaAAACCATGGCTAATCATGGGAGATTTCAATTCTGTGCTGTTTTCAGGTGATAGGGTAAATGGAAATCCAGTTCAGATTGCAGAAACAAAAGATTTTGAAGAGTGTATTCAGGCAGCTGGGATCACTGAACTTAAAAGTTGTGGTAATATGTTCTCCTGGAGTAATAAAGGCCAAGGTGATCAAAGAATATCCTCTAGAATTGACAGGGCCTTTGGGTGCTGTGATTGGCAGAGTATCTTTACTGAAGTGTGTGTGGACTATTTGAATCCTGGAATCTCAGACCACTCTCCCCTTTTACTGGACTGTAATATTGCTCATCATCAAGGTAGCAGACCCTTCAAGTTCTTTAATTACATGGCTTCTCATGAGCGTTTTAGGCAGGTTGTACAGGAAGGGTGGGACACTCCTGTTGTTGGCACTGCTATGTTTCAAGTGTGGCAGAAGTTGAAAGCTGTTAAGAAGGGCCTTAAGCATCTCCATCATAAGCATCTCCATCAAAGCTGTTAA